The genomic segment TTGGTATCGGATGCATTTAATCTGGTTACGTTTTGCTGCCTAACTTGTGTTTTTAAGGAATGTAATGCACATAGATTGTGAACTTGAATTTTTTCGAGTGATTGAGTTTGTTGTAGACAGGGCCCTATGAGATAACTACAAGATGGACTATGGTGATGAAGTTCGTTCTTCTTCCATGGAAACCTGAATTAGTCTTCACAGGGACTTCCATTATGGGCGTCAATCCAGAAACAAACAAGTTTAACAGCCACGTGGTTTGATTCTTCGCTCTTCCTCGatgcaaattcaaaataattatatcaacCTTGCGAATTAGTTACCGACTCTTGTTGAAATCTGTAGGACTATTGGGATTCGATTCAGAATAATGATTACTTTTCTCTAGAAGGTCTGGTCGATGTCATAAAACAGGTGCGCTATCGAATTGGTTAAGTTAATGCTTTCAAGccatgttgctcggactctccaaaaatgctGCCTCACCATGTTGGATCCTCTAAAAATGCACTATCCAACACGCACCTAGCGTCATTTTTGAGGTGTCACGGCAACATAGCGCTTTCCAAGTTCGTGGaccttatttttaatttggaATGCAATTTCGGAGCAGTTAAGAATTTACAAGACTCCAGACTTGGAAACGCCCAGTTATCAGATACTTCGAAGAACAGCAGTTTACGAGGTTCGTAGTTTTTTATCTTATAGCATCATACTTCGAGCTAAGAACCTCTATTTTGTTTCAGATTTTTGGATGGTTTCTACTACTTTTAGCCTATGTTGCTCGGATCTTCCAAAAAATTTAGCTGAATGATTGCATTAAGAGTTTTAAGGCTTTAAAAGAGATGAATCCGGGATTTAAAGGTAGTAGGTCCACCGCTTGCTAGTTGCTATCAATACCTCTTTTAGAAGTTCTACTTAAATTTCCATATACATAAGTTTTGAGTTCACGATAGTTAGTGCACATCGACCGTGCAATGCATAGAGCATTGTTGTTCAGTTCAAGGGTGAATGACAACACCCAACTAATGTTCTTAAATTTACGATGTGGAATGCTCGTAACTTTCATTTGTGTAATACAGGTAAGGAAATATGATCCTTTCATAGTTGTAGAAACAGAAGCCGACAATCTCGCAGGAAATAGAGGTTTCAATGATGTTGCTGGGTGAGATAAGCTgcttctttttcttgtttcaaaaaTAATCTTCTGTGGTGTTTTGTGATTCTGATTGATATATCGATATTAACTCATCTATGTATAGGTACATATTTGGCAAAAATTCTACGACAGAGAAGATACCGATGACTACTCCTGTCTTCACTCAGGCATTTGATGCTGAAAAATCTAAAGTATCAATCCAAATAGTTCTTCCATCGGATAAATCTTTGAGCAGGTAACTCGTTTTCTTAGTTAACATACGCGAAAACATCTCACACTAGAGTGAAAGTAGTGAGGAGTCTTTGTCCTGACGAAGAATGTGCATGTGTAAGCGCAGATGCAGATCGAGACTTTGAACTTAATAGATTCATGAGATTCTTAGCACtgatcttattaattatgctttcgACAGTGTGGgttcaaatttcaatattttttcttctcactTATAAATCTATGTTGTGCTGAAAATACTGGTATCAATTGAATCCATAAGTCATAAGCCTCGACAGCTTCTGTGTAAACGTTGAACTTTAGTTCTTTACGTTGTCCAAATGAGAACTATGGAGTCTAATGCTTTATTTTGAATAGCTTACCAGCTCCAAATAAAGAAGGTATTAGCTTAAGGAAAACGGAAGGAGGCATTGCTGCTGCAATAAAATTTAGTGGAAAACCAACAGATGATATTGTTCGAGAAAAGGAGAAACAACTCCGATCCAGTCTTATAAAAGCCGGTCTCAAACCAAAATCGGGTTGTATGCTTGCTCGATACAATGATCCTGGTCGCACGTGGAACTTTATAATGGTATGTTCTATGTTCTGGAGGATTGTTTAGTTCATTGCATCCCTATTTAAGTTCCTCTTTTGCTTTTCGAAAACAGATCATTTCTTGTTCTTTCGATTATCTGCTCCTTCAATATGAACCATACCCTTCCCTTACATGATAGATATATATCTAGCTAGCTCTTTATAATGTCACTAGAGATTTTGGACTAAAAAATTGAGATAAGCATCTAGTACCCCTCGAACTATGGCCAAAGTTGCTACTGTTATTTCGtttgtacttcgggtacacagaatttgtatattacaacaccaacttcaacttgagttcaagtataaacaagaacacaatgaagtatatcaaatatcctcaacacaagatcaaaatgaccttttcaagaggtgtattttattttgcagaaattaagatgaaacagaaaatagccaagtcgtccgaattcacggattttccttaaggaaataatcctcctcactgtacccgaggttgtggaatttttcctcccaggataaaatggctaacagaccaacagtagcggtacctcaaacggttggaatatcttcgaactcacag from the Capsicum annuum cultivar UCD-10X-F1 chromosome 9, UCD10Xv1.1, whole genome shotgun sequence genome contains:
- the LOC107841104 gene encoding uncharacterized protein LOC107841104 isoform X1, translating into MATSQLSDHIFRPSFHRRPIFRQCHLTSIFLTPPKNTKIKTIKSQKKIKYVIYQSLVDKQSPLIKSPTVDMKKLVEFLYEDLPHLFDDQGIDCMAYDDYVKFRDPITKHDTIDGYLFNIAMLKQLFRPDFQLYWVKQTGPYEITTRWTMVMKFVLLPWKPELVFTGTSIMGVNPETNKFNSHVDYWDSIQNNDYFSLEGLVDVIKQLRIYKTPDLETPSYQILRRTAVYEVRKYDPFIVVETEADNLAGNRGFNDVAGYIFGKNSTTEKIPMTTPVFTQAFDAEKSKVSIQIVLPSDKSLSSLPAPNKEGISLRKTEGGIAAAIKFSGKPTDDIVREKEKQLRSSLIKAGLKPKSGCMLARYNDPGRTWNFIMRNEVLIWLEDFKLD
- the LOC107841104 gene encoding heme-binding-like protein At3g10130, chloroplastic isoform X2, whose translation is MVMKFVLLPWKPELVFTGTSIMGVNPETNKFNSHVDYWDSIQNNDYFSLEGLVDVIKQLRIYKTPDLETPSYQILRRTAVYEVRKYDPFIVVETEADNLAGNRGFNDVAGYIFGKNSTTEKIPMTTPVFTQAFDAEKSKVSIQIVLPSDKSLSSLPAPNKEGISLRKTEGGIAAAIKFSGKPTDDIVREKEKQLRSSLIKAGLKPKSGCMLARYNDPGRTWNFIMRNEVLIWLEDFKLD